In a genomic window of Caloenas nicobarica isolate bCalNic1 chromosome 1, bCalNic1.hap1, whole genome shotgun sequence:
- the LOC136003046 gene encoding histone H1.10, translating into MSETAPAAAPAVAAPAAKAAAKKPKKAAGGSRARKPAGPSVTELITKAVSASKERKGLSLAALKKALAAGGYDVEKNNSRIKLGLKSLVSKGTLVQTKGTGASGSFRLSKKPGEVKEKAPKKRAAASKPKKPAAKKPASAAKKPKKAAAVKKSPKKAKKPAAAAAKKAAKSPKKATKAAKPKKAAAAAKSPAKAKAVKPKAAKPKAAKPKAAKAKKAAAKK; encoded by the coding sequence ATGTCGGAGaccgctcccgccgccgctcccgctgtCGCGGCCCCCGCCGCTAAAGCCGCCGCCAAGAAGCCGAAGAAAGCGGCGGGCGGCTCCAGAGCCCGCAAGCCCGCGGGCCCCAGCGTCACCGAGCTGATCACCAAGGCCGTGTCCGCCTCCAAGGAGCGCAAGGGGCTCTCGCTCGCCGCGCTCAAGAAGGCGCTGGCCGCCGGCGGCTACGATGTGGAGAAGAACAACAGCCGCATCAAACTGGGACTTAAGAGCCTTGTCAGCAAGGGCACCCTGGTGCAGACCAAGGGCACCGGCGCCTCCGGCTCTTTCCGGCTCAGCAAGAAGCCTggagaagtgaaagaaaaagcccCCAAGAAACGGGCAGCCGCTTCCAAGCCCAAGAAGCCAGCGGCCAAGAAGCCTGCCAGCGCAGCCAAGAAGCCCAAGAAAGCGGCGGCGGTGAAGAAGAGCCCCAAAAAAGCCAAGAAGCCGGCGGCTGCGGCAGCCAAGAAAGCGGCCAAGAGCCCTAAGAAGGCGACTAAGGCTGCCAAGCCCAAaaaggcggcggcggcagcgaaGAGCCCGGCCAAGGCAAAGGCGGTGAAGCCTAAAGCAGCCAAGCCCAAGGCGGCCAAGCCCAAAGCAGCCAAGGCGAAGAAGGCGGCGGCCAAGAAGTGA
- the LOC136003070 gene encoding histone H2B 1/2/3/4/6 — MPEPAKSAPAPKKGSKKAVTKTQKKGDKKRKKSRKESYSIYVYKVLKQVHPDTGISSKAMGIMNSFVNDIFERIAGEASRLAHYNKRSTITSREIQTAVRLLLPGELAKHAVSEGTKAVTKYTSSK, encoded by the coding sequence ATGCCTGAGCCGGCCAAGTCCGCCCCTGCGCCCAAGAAGGGCTCTAAGAAGGCGGTGACCAAGACACAGAAGAAGGGCGACAAGAAGCGCAAGAAGAGCCGCAAGGAGAGCTACTCCATCTATGTGTATAAGGTGCTGAAGCAGGTGCACCCCGACACGGGCATCTCGTCCAAGGCCATGGGCATCATGAACTCCTTCGTCAACGACATCTTCGAGCGCATCGCCGGCGAGGCGTCGCGCCTGGCGCACTACAACAAGCGCTCCACCATCACGTCGCGGGAGATCCAGACGGCCgtgcggctgctgctgcccggcgAGCTGGCCAAGCACGCCGTCTCCGAGGGCACCAAGGCTGTCACCAAATACACCAGCTCCAAGTAG
- the LOC136003057 gene encoding histone H2A.J yields the protein MSGRGKQGGKVRAKAKSRSSRAGLQFPVGRVHRLLRKGNYAERVGAGAPVYMAAVLEYLTAEILELAGNAARDNKKTRIIPRHLQLAIRNDEELNKLLGKVTIAQGGVLPNIQAVLLPKKTESHKAKSK from the coding sequence ATGTCGGGCCGTGGGAAGCAGGGAGGTAAAGTCCGGGCCAAGGCCAAGTCGCGCTCGTCGCGGGCCGGGCTGCAGTTCCCCGTGGGCCGTGTCCACCGGCTGCTGCGCAAGGGCAACTACGCGGAGCGGGTCGGGGCTGGAGCGCCTGTCTACATGGCGGCCGTGCTGGAGTACCTGACGGCCGAGATCCTGGAGCTGGCGGGCAACGCGGCCCGCGACAACAAGAAGACGCGCATCATCCCCCgccacctgcagctggccaTCCGCAACGACGAGGAGCTCAACAAGCTGCTGGGCAAGGTGACCATCGCGCAGGGTGGGGTGCTGCCCAACATCCAGGCCGTGCTGCTGCCTAAGAAGACTGAGAGTCAtaaggcaaaaagcaaataa
- the LOC136003077 gene encoding histone H4 produces the protein MSGRGKGGKGLGKGGAKRHRKVLRDNIQGITKPAIRRLARRGGVKRISGLIYEETRGVLKVFLENVIRDAVTYTEHAKRKTVTAMDVVYALKRQGRTLYGFGG, from the coding sequence ATGTCTGGCAGAGGCAAGGGCGGCAAGGGGCTCGGCAAGGGGGGCGCCAAGCGCCACCGCAAGGTGCTGCGCGACAACATCCAGGGCATCACCAAGCCGGCCATCCGCCGCCTGGCTCGGCGCGGCGGCGTCAAGCGCATCTCGGGGCTCATCTACGAGGAGACTCGCGGTGTGCTGAAGGTGTTCCTGGAGAACGTCATCCGCGACGCTGTCACCTACACCGAGCACGCCAAGAGGAAGACAGTGACAGCTATGGATGTGGTCTACGCCCTTAAGCGCCAGGGCCGCACTCTCTACGGCTTCGGCGGTTAA
- the LOC136003065 gene encoding histone H2B 7 translates to MPEPAKSAPAPKKGSKKAVTKTQKKGDKKRKRARKESYSIYVYKVLKQVHPDTGISSKAMGIMNSFVNDIFERIAGEASRLAHYNKRSTITSREIQTAVRLLLPGELAKHAVSEGTKAVTKYTSSK, encoded by the coding sequence ATGCCTGAGCCGGCGAAGTCTGCTCCAGCACCCAAAAAGGGCTCCAAGAAGGCTGTCACCAAGACACAGAAGAAAGGCGACAAGAAGCGCAAGAGAGCAAGGAAGGAGAGCTACTCCATCTACGTGTACAAGGTGCTGAAGCAGGTGCACCCCGACACGGGCATCTCGTCCAAGGCCATGGGCATCATGAACTCCTTCGTCAACGACATCTTCGAGCGCATCGCCGGCGAGGCGTCGCGCCTGGCGCACTACAACAAGCGCTCCACCATCACGTCGCGGGAGATCCAGACGGCCgtgcggctgctgctgcccggcgAGCTGGCCAAGCACGCCGTCTCCGAGGGCACCAAGGCTGTCACCAAGTACACCAGCTCCAAGTAA
- the LOC136003074 gene encoding histone H4 encodes MSGRGKGGKGLGKGGAKRHRKVLRDNIQGITKPAIRRLARRGGVKRISGLIYEETRGVLKVFLENVIRDAVTYTEHAKRKTVTAMDVVYALKRQGRTLYGFGG; translated from the coding sequence ATGTCTGGCAGAGGCAAGGGCGGCAAGGGGCTCGGCAAGGGGGGCGCCAAGCGCCACCGCAAGGTGCTGCGCGACAACATCCAGGGCATCACCAAGCCGGCCATCCGCCGCCTGGCTCGGCGCGGCGGCGTCAAGCGCATCTCGGGGCTCATCTACGAGGAGACTCGCGGTGTGCTGAAGGTGTTCCTGGAGAACGTCATCCGCGACGCTGTCACCTACACCGAGCACGCCAAGAGGAAGACAGTGACAGCTATGGATGTGGTCTATGCCCTTAAGCGCCAGGGCCGCACTCTCTACGGCTTCGGCGGTTAA